From a single Streptomyces sp. 1331.2 genomic region:
- a CDS encoding sensor histidine kinase, which translates to MIKVIRPLLRGSTYTGVLFALVGAVAGLPLALVALVPAAGMSAKPYVLSAALSLALWVVLIGLVGLAGATRRVLVRAARRLLRVAVADPAAGASGERWRTPVFFVLHVLLGWVLLFGGSTLLVMGVALPGGYADGEARVSLFGWSTDLTGGWSWATAILCLLLAAVLFAAVSAALRWLAPRLLGPSSAERLAMAAERERALAERNRLAHELHDSIGHTLTAATIQAAVAGEVLSADPVAARAAMRSIEESTRAALEDLDYVLGVLRAEQAGTAPTRTLADLPELLDRLRHAGAVVVPETVGDPARVHGTLSRAAYRIVQEGLTNALRHGAGGPIRLRVAVAGEWLELSVLNGIKSGPSGFPTSGHGLPGLAERVRLLHGEFEAGRHGTDEWRLAVRLPIRLAA; encoded by the coding sequence ATGATCAAGGTGATTCGGCCGCTGTTGCGCGGCTCCACGTACACAGGTGTGCTGTTCGCGCTGGTCGGGGCGGTGGCGGGGCTGCCGTTGGCGCTCGTCGCGCTGGTTCCTGCTGCGGGGATGTCGGCGAAGCCGTATGTGCTCTCCGCCGCCCTGTCGTTGGCGCTCTGGGTGGTGCTGATCGGGCTTGTCGGGCTGGCCGGGGCCACGCGACGGGTTTTGGTGCGGGCGGCGCGGCGGTTGTTGCGGGTGGCGGTGGCGGACCCGGCGGCGGGGGCCTCGGGGGAGCGGTGGCGGACTCCGGTCTTCTTCGTCCTGCACGTGCTGCTGGGCTGGGTGCTGCTGTTCGGCGGGAGCACGCTGCTGGTCATGGGGGTGGCGCTGCCCGGCGGATACGCCGACGGCGAGGCGCGGGTGAGTCTGTTCGGCTGGTCCACGGACCTGACGGGCGGCTGGAGTTGGGCCACCGCAATCCTCTGCCTCCTGCTGGCGGCCGTACTGTTCGCGGCCGTCTCCGCCGCGCTGCGGTGGCTGGCGCCGCGCCTGCTCGGGCCCTCCTCCGCCGAGCGGCTGGCGATGGCGGCCGAGCGGGAGCGGGCACTGGCCGAACGCAACCGGCTGGCGCACGAGTTGCACGACTCGATCGGGCACACCCTGACCGCCGCCACCATCCAGGCTGCCGTGGCGGGAGAGGTGCTGTCCGCCGATCCGGTGGCTGCCCGGGCCGCCATGCGCAGCATCGAGGAGTCGACCCGGGCCGCTCTGGAGGACCTGGACTACGTGCTGGGCGTGCTGCGCGCGGAGCAGGCGGGCACGGCGCCGACCCGTACCCTCGCCGACCTTCCCGAACTCCTCGACCGGCTGCGGCACGCGGGCGCGGTCGTGGTGCCCGAGACCGTCGGTGACCCCGCCCGGGTGCACGGCACGCTGTCCCGCGCCGCGTACCGGATCGTGCAGGAGGGCCTGACGAACGCGCTGCGGCACGGCGCGGGCGGGCCGATCCGGCTGCGGGTGGCGGTCGCGGGGGAGTGGTTGGAACTGAGCGTGCTGAACGGGATCAAGAGCGGGCCGAGCGGCTTCCCCACCTCCGGCCACGGCCTGCCCGGGCTCGCCGAGCGGGTCCGCCTGCTGCACGGCGAGTTCGAGGCCGGTCGGCACGGTACGGACGAATGGCGGCTGGCCGTCCGGCTGCCGATACGGTTGGCGGCGTGA
- a CDS encoding DUF397 domain-containing protein, with the protein MEVAPGFPGLVPVRDSKDPHGPVLVFPASSWDAFIDAVRTGRLPIEG; encoded by the coding sequence ATCGAGGTAGCCCCCGGATTCCCCGGCCTCGTCCCCGTACGTGACTCCAAGGACCCCCACGGCCCGGTGCTCGTCTTCCCCGCCTCCTCCTGGGACGCCTTCATCGACGCCGTTCGGACCGGCCGCCTCCCGATCGAGGGCTGA
- a CDS encoding helix-turn-helix domain-containing protein, which yields MTQRKIKAPTASSAIMFGAELKYARERAGYRQEDIAKILHCDRTVISRIESGKRKPSVEEIEAIERLLDTGDLLMRLYLRVDWDAQVEHPDWFQEYVDVEAISIGARVYQGDVMPGLLQCERYARELFATGDAAGNAEEIEELTKVRLSRQSRFLEPDGPLLLVILDESTIRTVVGGPGVMRRQMEHLLQVAQLRNVIIHVAPFSARRTRINTSMVLLELPDGQRFVYSESLDRGHLSDASATVAKHQRRYDQVRGECLSESDSLRLIVEALEGFRDDEQRARRSRLAEEQLQRQQRRQLHRGSPRIPRPRPRT from the coding sequence ATGACACAGCGGAAGATCAAGGCACCGACGGCCAGTTCCGCGATCATGTTCGGCGCCGAGCTCAAGTACGCGCGCGAGCGGGCGGGCTACCGCCAGGAGGACATCGCCAAGATCCTCCATTGCGACCGGACGGTGATCTCGCGGATCGAGAGCGGCAAGCGGAAGCCGTCGGTCGAGGAAATCGAGGCGATCGAGCGCCTGTTGGACACCGGCGACCTGCTGATGCGGCTGTACCTGCGGGTTGACTGGGATGCGCAGGTCGAGCACCCGGACTGGTTCCAGGAGTACGTCGATGTCGAGGCCATCTCCATTGGGGCTCGGGTGTACCAGGGCGACGTGATGCCCGGTCTGTTGCAGTGTGAGCGGTACGCACGTGAGCTATTCGCCACCGGTGATGCGGCAGGTAACGCCGAGGAGATCGAGGAGCTGACCAAGGTTCGACTCAGTCGGCAGAGCCGGTTCCTGGAGCCAGATGGGCCGTTGTTGCTCGTCATCCTCGACGAGAGCACCATCCGCACCGTTGTGGGCGGCCCTGGTGTGATGAGGCGGCAGATGGAACACCTTCTGCAGGTGGCTCAGCTTCGGAACGTCATCATTCACGTGGCGCCGTTTTCGGCTCGGCGGACCCGCATCAACACCTCTATGGTGTTGCTTGAACTGCCGGACGGGCAGCGCTTCGTCTATTCGGAGAGCCTTGATCGGGGCCACCTCAGCGATGCCTCGGCCACCGTGGCCAAGCATCAGCGTCGCTATGATCAGGTACGTGGCGAATGCCTGTCGGAGAGCGACTCGCTTCGGCTGATTGTCGAGGCGCTGGAGGGTTTCAGGGATGATGAGCAACGAGCTCGCCGCAGCCGCCTGGCGGAAGAGCAGCTACAGCGGCAACAACGGCGGCAACTGCATCGAGGTAGCCCCCGGATTCCCCGGCCTCGTCCCCGTACGTGA
- a CDS encoding ATP-binding protein encodes MLATHHPRTFAARLESRTESTPLARYLLRAYLTALPAGDRYRDVAELLLGELFANAVQHSNAPDDCLIEVRFAMANSRLRLEVHDAGSGRPSVRSAAPDDEHGRGLFLVNELAERWGCCPRAGGIGKFIWALVPPSRPTATAHAA; translated from the coding sequence ATGCTCGCAACCCACCACCCCCGCACGTTCGCCGCCAGGCTCGAATCCCGTACCGAATCCACGCCCCTCGCGCGGTACCTGCTCCGGGCCTACCTCACCGCCCTCCCGGCCGGCGACCGCTACCGCGATGTCGCCGAACTCCTGCTCGGCGAGCTGTTCGCCAACGCCGTCCAGCACAGCAACGCCCCCGACGACTGCCTCATCGAGGTCCGCTTCGCGATGGCCAACTCCCGCCTGCGGCTGGAGGTCCACGACGCCGGCAGCGGACGCCCCTCCGTCCGGTCCGCCGCGCCCGACGACGAGCACGGGCGCGGCCTGTTCCTCGTCAACGAGCTCGCCGAACGCTGGGGCTGCTGCCCGCGTGCCGGCGGCATCGGCAAGTTCATCTGGGCTCTCGTCCCGCCCAGCCGCCCCACCGCCACTGCCCACGCCGCCTGA
- a CDS encoding AMP-binding protein yields the protein MVTTHQEEVAMTDAEFVSAPALILRSLFADPDRRAITTADGVVITAGEFAAATYRLAHELIARGATRGTTVTLLTGNTAEALSARYAAWLAGARIVNLYDGMSAPILAEIAASVDTTILLVDAERFAGAAELVPLLDGPTVLALGPGPETVGAEPIGEDVIAASADRPAEPPAVRIGPDDDLTIRHTGGTTGIPKGVRGLHGAYRGAFDVPYGGGPDGVPPRLLAATPLAHLAGVLADLVLYSGGSVVLQRSFDPGEVLAAVERERITDLWVLPPLLYRLLDHPALGRTDLSSVRRVAYGGCAASPSRVREAIKVFGPVLVSGYGQSEAQNIAMLLPHEHDRIGHGGQLSVGRPLPGVEVMIRSTDGTDLPTGEQGEIHVRSATVMAGYWKRPDLTAEVLHDGWLNTGDIGYLDADGYLYLTDRLKDKIIVVGGHVYPSEVEDLLLTHPAVARCAVYGVRDAEQAEHVHVAVVPAPGQRPELEELRAFVTAHKGRMYAPEVLRIVPEIPLTPVGKPDKKLLRDAPAD from the coding sequence ATGGTTACCACCCACCAAGAAGAAGTGGCCATGACCGACGCGGAGTTCGTCAGCGCCCCCGCCCTGATCCTCCGCTCCCTCTTCGCCGACCCCGACCGGCGGGCCATCACCACCGCCGACGGCGTCGTGATCACCGCCGGGGAGTTCGCCGCCGCCACGTACCGCCTCGCCCACGAGTTGATCGCCCGGGGCGCGACCCGGGGCACCACCGTGACCCTGCTGACGGGCAACACCGCCGAGGCGCTGAGCGCCCGGTACGCCGCCTGGCTCGCCGGTGCACGGATCGTGAACCTGTACGACGGCATGAGCGCGCCGATCCTCGCCGAGATCGCCGCCAGCGTCGACACCACCATCCTGCTCGTGGACGCCGAACGGTTCGCCGGGGCAGCCGAGTTGGTCCCGTTGCTCGACGGGCCGACCGTCCTCGCCCTGGGCCCCGGCCCGGAGACCGTCGGTGCCGAGCCCATCGGCGAGGACGTGATCGCCGCCTCCGCCGACCGGCCCGCCGAGCCGCCGGCCGTCCGGATCGGCCCCGATGACGACCTGACCATCCGCCACACGGGCGGCACCACCGGCATCCCGAAGGGCGTCCGCGGCCTGCACGGCGCCTACCGGGGCGCCTTCGACGTCCCGTACGGCGGCGGGCCCGACGGCGTCCCGCCCCGCCTGCTCGCCGCGACCCCGCTGGCCCACCTCGCCGGGGTCCTCGCCGACCTGGTGCTGTACAGCGGCGGCTCGGTGGTCCTCCAGCGCTCCTTCGACCCCGGCGAGGTGCTGGCCGCGGTCGAGCGCGAGCGCATCACCGACCTGTGGGTACTGCCGCCGCTGCTCTACCGACTGCTCGACCACCCGGCGCTCGGCCGTACCGACCTGTCCAGCGTGCGCCGGGTCGCGTACGGGGGCTGCGCGGCCTCGCCGAGCCGGGTGCGGGAGGCGATCAAGGTGTTCGGGCCGGTGCTGGTGAGCGGCTACGGGCAGTCCGAGGCGCAGAACATCGCCATGCTGTTGCCGCACGAGCACGACCGGATCGGCCACGGCGGCCAACTCTCCGTCGGCAGGCCCCTCCCGGGCGTGGAGGTGATGATCCGCTCCACCGACGGCACCGACCTGCCGACCGGCGAACAGGGCGAGATCCACGTCCGCTCGGCCACCGTGATGGCCGGCTACTGGAAGCGGCCCGACCTCACCGCCGAGGTGCTGCACGACGGTTGGCTGAACACCGGCGACATCGGCTACCTCGATGCCGACGGCTACCTCTACCTGACCGACCGCCTCAAGGACAAGATCATCGTCGTCGGGGGGCACGTCTACCCGAGCGAGGTGGAGGACCTGCTCCTCACCCACCCCGCGGTCGCCCGGTGCGCGGTCTACGGGGTGCGCGACGCCGAGCAGGCCGAACACGTCCACGTCGCCGTCGTCCCCGCCCCGGGGCAGCGGCCCGAACTGGAGGAGCTGCGCGCCTTCGTCACCGCGCACAAGGGCCGGATGTACGCCCCGGAGGTGCTGCGCATCGTCCCGGAGATCCCCCTGACGCCGGTGGGCAAGCCGGACAAGAAGCTGCTGCGGGACGCCCCCGCGGACTGA
- a CDS encoding DUF885 domain-containing protein: MADETITARTIADRYLDQVAAQDPLHAAWLGLHPGDDRQPDLSPAGFDALADLARRTLTTLDAAPTTAPVDDPADRACARLLRERLTAELAMHDSGENFRQLRNIAAHVHQVRDIFSYMPTATDDDWAAVAGRMRNLPAALDGYRATLTEGMSRRLLVAPRQAAAVIDQLTAWTGEKPGPTGTTGTGENTGAAGWFADFVTPGPEQLRGELDAAALRATVAVAEFRDWLRNTYAPATADTPDAVGRERYRLAVRHHTGADVDLDEAYAWAWEEFHRTAAEMRAEAERVLPGAGALAAMRHLEQHGPAVEGEEAVLDWLQSVMDRAITALDGTHFDISGPLRRVESKLAPAGSSASPYYSGPSLDFSRPGRTYFPTLGRDTFPTWQLVSIWYHEGVPGHHLQLAQWVALADRLSRYQTTLGMVSANVEGWALYAERLMDELGFLDTPAHRLGFLDEQMLRTIRVIIDIGMHLELAVPADSGFHPGERWTPALATEFMATYNGSPAELRDSEIVRYLGWPAQAIGYKLGERAWLQGREAARRRQGAAFDLKSWHMNALAQGSLGLDALADHLATL; encoded by the coding sequence ATGGCAGATGAAACGATCACCGCTCGCACCATCGCCGACCGCTACCTCGACCAGGTCGCCGCCCAAGACCCGCTGCACGCCGCCTGGTTGGGCCTGCACCCGGGCGACGACCGGCAACCGGACCTCTCCCCGGCAGGATTCGACGCGCTCGCCGACCTCGCCCGCCGGACCCTCACCACTCTCGACGCCGCCCCCACCACCGCCCCCGTGGACGACCCCGCCGACCGGGCCTGCGCCCGGCTGCTCCGCGAGCGCCTGACCGCCGAACTGGCGATGCACGACTCCGGCGAGAACTTCCGGCAGCTGCGCAACATCGCCGCCCACGTCCACCAGGTGCGGGACATCTTCAGCTACATGCCGACCGCCACCGACGACGACTGGGCCGCGGTCGCCGGCCGGATGCGCAACCTGCCCGCCGCGCTCGACGGGTACCGCGCCACCCTCACCGAGGGGATGTCCCGGCGCCTGCTCGTCGCACCCCGCCAGGCCGCCGCCGTCATCGACCAGCTCACCGCCTGGACCGGCGAAAAGCCCGGCCCCACCGGCACCACCGGCACCGGTGAAAACACCGGCGCCGCAGGCTGGTTCGCCGACTTCGTCACCCCCGGCCCCGAGCAGCTGCGCGGTGAACTGGACGCCGCCGCCCTCCGCGCCACCGTCGCCGTCGCCGAGTTCCGCGACTGGCTGCGCAACACCTACGCGCCCGCCACCGCCGACACCCCGGACGCCGTCGGCCGGGAACGCTACCGGCTCGCCGTACGCCACCACACCGGCGCCGACGTCGACCTGGACGAGGCCTACGCCTGGGCCTGGGAGGAGTTCCACCGCACCGCGGCCGAGATGCGCGCCGAAGCCGAACGCGTCCTGCCCGGCGCGGGCGCCCTCGCCGCGATGCGGCACCTGGAGCAGCACGGCCCCGCGGTCGAGGGCGAGGAGGCGGTCCTCGACTGGCTGCAGTCGGTCATGGACCGGGCGATCACCGCCCTCGACGGCACCCACTTCGACATCTCCGGACCGCTGCGCCGGGTGGAATCCAAGCTCGCCCCCGCGGGCAGCTCCGCCTCGCCGTACTACTCCGGTCCCAGCCTCGACTTCAGCCGCCCCGGCCGCACCTACTTCCCCACCCTCGGGCGGGACACCTTCCCGACCTGGCAGCTCGTCAGCATCTGGTACCACGAGGGCGTCCCCGGCCACCACCTGCAGCTCGCCCAGTGGGTCGCCCTCGCCGACCGGCTCAGCCGCTACCAGACCACCCTCGGCATGGTCAGCGCCAACGTCGAGGGCTGGGCCCTGTACGCGGAACGCCTCATGGACGAACTGGGCTTCCTCGACACCCCGGCCCACCGGCTCGGCTTCCTCGACGAGCAGATGCTGCGCACCATCCGCGTGATCATCGACATCGGCATGCACCTGGAACTCGCCGTCCCCGCCGACTCCGGCTTCCACCCCGGCGAACGCTGGACCCCCGCACTCGCCACCGAGTTCATGGCCACCTACAACGGCAGCCCCGCCGAACTGCGCGACAGCGAGATCGTCCGCTACCTCGGCTGGCCCGCCCAGGCCATCGGCTACAAGCTCGGCGAACGCGCCTGGCTGCAGGGCCGCGAAGCCGCCCGCCGCCGCCAGGGCGCCGCCTTCGACCTCAAGTCCTGGCACATGAACGCACTCGCCCAGGGCTCCCTCGGCCTCGACGCCCTGGCCGACCACCTCGCCACCCTCTGA
- a CDS encoding GlxA family transcriptional regulator, producing MRTVGCLIFDGVRAFDYAVIGEVWANRTSRPGLPAFDLRVCGPDGARVRLGGGLERVPDHGTEALADCDLVVVPGVEDPGAARDPAVHAALRAVRSRGVPIASLCAGAFVLAEAGLLDGREATTHWALAPELARRFPAVTVRPEVLFTGGDGLWTSAGVAAGIDLCLHLVRTAHGQRAAATIARAMVTAPFRAGGQAQFIPTPVPAPTADDPLSRVRAEVLASLDAPWTVPRMAAAALMSERSFARHFTAATGTTPVRWLLDQRILTAQRLLEETDLPVDTVATHCGFTSAVSLRPVFTTRVGVAPREYRRAFRGREAEG from the coding sequence ATGCGAACCGTGGGCTGCCTGATCTTCGACGGTGTCCGGGCCTTCGACTACGCGGTGATCGGCGAGGTGTGGGCCAACCGCACCTCCCGGCCCGGCCTGCCCGCCTTCGACCTACGGGTCTGCGGGCCGGACGGCGCCCGGGTCCGGCTGGGCGGCGGGCTGGAGCGCGTCCCCGACCACGGGACGGAGGCGCTGGCCGACTGCGACCTGGTCGTGGTCCCCGGCGTCGAGGACCCGGGCGCCGCCCGCGACCCGGCCGTCCACGCCGCCCTGCGGGCCGTCCGCTCCCGGGGCGTGCCCATCGCCTCCCTCTGCGCGGGCGCCTTCGTCCTCGCCGAGGCCGGCCTGCTCGACGGCCGCGAGGCCACCACCCACTGGGCGCTCGCCCCCGAACTCGCCCGCCGCTTCCCGGCGGTGACCGTCCGCCCCGAGGTGCTGTTCACCGGCGGCGACGGCCTGTGGACCTCGGCCGGCGTCGCGGCCGGCATCGACCTCTGCCTCCACCTCGTCCGCACCGCCCACGGTCAGCGGGCCGCCGCCACCATCGCCCGCGCCATGGTCACCGCCCCCTTCCGGGCCGGCGGCCAGGCCCAGTTCATCCCCACCCCGGTCCCGGCCCCCACCGCCGACGACCCCCTGTCCCGGGTCCGCGCCGAGGTCCTGGCCTCCCTGGACGCTCCCTGGACCGTCCCGCGGATGGCTGCTGCCGCCCTGATGTCCGAACGCAGCTTCGCCCGCCACTTCACCGCCGCCACCGGCACCACCCCCGTCCGCTGGCTCCTCGACCAGCGGATCCTCACCGCCCAACGCCTCCTGGAGGAAACCGACCTCCCCGTCGACACCGTCGCCACCCACTGCGGCTTCACCTCCGCCGTCTCCCTCCGCCCGGTCTTCACCACCAGGGTCGGCGTGGCCCCCCGCGAATACCGCCGCGCCTTCCGCGGCCGGGAGGCGGAGGGTTAG
- a CDS encoding cysteine hydrolase family protein: protein MTNTDAFDAPLTLDSDAVLLLIDVQKGFEDRDFWGPRDNPQAEQRMAELIAAWQATGRPIVTVQHASKAGPLAEGTPGYELKDFVAGLTPDLHVTKTVNSAFYGTPDLHAWLQERGARQLVITGIITNVCNETTARMAGNLGYDAIFPTDAMHSFDMTGPDGTTVPAADLARATATTLHAMRFAKVVTTEDVVRAAKA from the coding sequence ATGACGAACACCGACGCCTTCGACGCCCCGCTCACCCTCGACTCCGACGCCGTCCTGCTCCTCATCGACGTCCAGAAGGGCTTCGAGGACCGCGACTTCTGGGGCCCGCGCGACAACCCGCAGGCCGAGCAGCGGATGGCCGAGCTGATCGCCGCCTGGCAGGCCACCGGCCGGCCGATCGTCACCGTTCAGCACGCCTCCAAGGCCGGGCCGCTGGCCGAGGGCACCCCGGGGTACGAGCTGAAGGACTTCGTCGCCGGGCTCACCCCGGACCTGCACGTCACCAAGACCGTCAACAGCGCCTTCTACGGCACCCCCGACCTGCACGCCTGGCTGCAGGAGCGCGGCGCCCGCCAGCTGGTGATCACCGGGATCATCACCAACGTGTGCAACGAGACCACCGCCCGGATGGCCGGCAACCTCGGCTACGACGCGATCTTCCCGACCGACGCCATGCACTCCTTCGACATGACCGGCCCCGACGGCACCACCGTCCCCGCCGCCGACCTCGCCCGCGCCACCGCCACCACCCTGCACGCGATGCGCTTCGCCAAGGTGGTCACGACGGAGGACGTCGTCCGAGCGGCAAAGGCCTGA
- a CDS encoding SDR family oxidoreductase: protein MTNNPVLVTGGTGTLGRQVVPLLRAAGRPVRVLSRQERTAADGVTYVRGDLLGDPAEAAARLDEALVGVDTVLHLAGGPKGDDAATRLLVAAAQRAGVRHLVYISVIGADRIPLGYFRAKHAAEEAVAGSGLPYTILRAAQFHDLAFTVVEKMAKLPVVPAPGGVRWQPVDVREVAARLVELTLHEPAGMVPDLAGPAVYEMGELTRRYLEARGRSRRQLPVRVPGKVGRAYRAGENLTLAGAELGRRTWEEFLAERLAA from the coding sequence GTGACGAACAACCCCGTGCTTGTGACCGGCGGCACCGGCACCCTCGGCCGGCAGGTCGTACCGCTGCTGCGCGCGGCCGGGCGGCCGGTGCGCGTGCTCAGCCGGCAGGAGCGCACCGCCGCCGACGGCGTGACGTACGTACGCGGCGACCTGCTCGGCGATCCGGCCGAGGCGGCCGCCCGGTTGGACGAGGCGCTGGTCGGCGTGGACACCGTGCTGCACCTCGCAGGCGGCCCCAAGGGCGACGACGCCGCCACCCGCCTGCTGGTCGCCGCCGCGCAGCGGGCCGGGGTGCGGCACCTGGTGTACATCTCGGTGATCGGCGCCGACCGGATCCCGCTCGGCTACTTCCGGGCCAAGCACGCCGCCGAGGAGGCGGTGGCCGGCTCGGGTCTGCCGTACACGATCCTGCGCGCCGCACAGTTCCACGACCTGGCGTTCACGGTGGTGGAGAAGATGGCGAAGCTGCCGGTCGTGCCGGCGCCCGGCGGGGTCCGCTGGCAGCCCGTGGACGTGCGCGAAGTCGCCGCCCGGCTGGTGGAGTTGACGCTGCACGAGCCGGCCGGGATGGTGCCCGACCTGGCCGGGCCCGCGGTGTACGAGATGGGCGAGCTGACCAGGCGCTACCTGGAGGCGCGCGGGCGCAGCCGCCGGCAGTTGCCGGTACGGGTGCCCGGCAAGGTCGGGCGCGCCTACCGGGCGGGGGAGAACCTGACCCTCGCGGGCGCGGAGCTCGGGCGGCGGACCTGGGAGGAGTTCCTGGCGGAGCGGCTCGCGGCCTGA
- a CDS encoding sigma-70 family RNA polymerase sigma factor, whose amino-acid sequence MDEKDGKKDGKEVGTKEESAARAAFFEEQRPHLRAVAYRMLGSISEAEDALQESWLRYDRSDTAAVENLGGWLTTVVSRVCLNLLRARAARREEPLEPAGPGGEPGPRIPDPLLRREGVVDPEQEVMLADSVGLALMVVMESLSPAERVAFVLHDLFAVPFDEIAPLIEKTAAATRQLASRARRKVQRQAPAPDPDLGRQRLAVDAFFAAARNGDLDALVAVLDPDVVLRSDGGAVMARHTVVLSGAATVAGQAVLWGTLSPFARPALVNGTAGAVVIGDNGRALSIMAFTVVAGAIVAIDVLTDPERLAALDLSAFRDR is encoded by the coding sequence GTGGACGAGAAAGACGGAAAGAAAGACGGGAAAGAAGTCGGGACGAAGGAGGAGAGCGCTGCCCGGGCCGCGTTCTTCGAGGAGCAGCGCCCGCACCTGCGCGCGGTCGCGTACCGGATGCTCGGCTCGATCAGCGAGGCGGAGGACGCCCTCCAGGAGTCCTGGCTCCGCTACGACCGCTCCGACACCGCCGCGGTGGAGAACCTCGGCGGCTGGCTGACCACGGTGGTCTCCCGGGTCTGCCTGAACCTGCTGCGCGCCCGCGCCGCCCGCCGGGAGGAGCCGCTGGAGCCGGCCGGGCCGGGCGGCGAGCCGGGCCCGCGCATCCCGGACCCGCTGCTGCGCCGGGAGGGCGTGGTGGACCCGGAGCAGGAGGTGATGCTGGCGGACTCGGTCGGGCTGGCGCTGATGGTGGTGATGGAGTCGCTGTCGCCCGCCGAGCGGGTGGCCTTCGTGCTGCACGACCTGTTCGCCGTGCCCTTCGACGAGATCGCGCCGCTGATCGAGAAGACCGCGGCCGCCACCCGCCAGCTGGCCAGCCGGGCCCGCCGCAAGGTGCAGCGGCAGGCGCCCGCGCCGGATCCGGACCTGGGCCGGCAGCGGCTGGCGGTGGACGCCTTCTTCGCCGCCGCCCGCAACGGGGACCTGGACGCGCTGGTCGCCGTGCTCGACCCGGACGTGGTGCTGCGCTCGGACGGCGGGGCGGTGATGGCCCGGCACACGGTGGTGCTCTCGGGCGCCGCCACGGTAGCCGGCCAGGCGGTGCTGTGGGGCACGCTGTCGCCGTTCGCCCGCCCGGCGCTGGTCAACGGCACCGCGGGCGCGGTGGTGATCGGCGACAACGGCCGGGCGCTGTCGATCATGGCGTTCACCGTCGTGGCCGGCGCGATCGTCGCGATCGACGTGCTCACCGACCCGGAGCGGCTGGCGGCGCTGGACCTCTCGGCCTTCCGCGACCGGTAG
- a CDS encoding DinB family protein: protein MTQNPEPSKLSDTRPPSLNADEPTTLLAFLDYLREGVIGKVDGLSDEDARRPGVASGTSLLWLLRHLTAVEHNWFAWAYQGEAEGPYDVDRDPLDGVTVAEQVAAYREAVKRSNAVAAAAPDLDRPGVRSLRPDVIEGPSLRWVLVHMIEETGRHAGHADIIREQLDGAVGR, encoded by the coding sequence GTGACCCAGAATCCCGAGCCGAGCAAGCTCTCCGACACCCGCCCGCCGAGCCTGAACGCGGACGAACCGACCACCCTGCTGGCCTTCCTCGACTACCTGCGCGAAGGGGTCATCGGCAAGGTCGACGGGCTCTCCGACGAGGACGCCCGGCGCCCCGGCGTCGCCTCCGGCACCAGCCTGCTGTGGCTGCTCCGGCACCTGACCGCGGTCGAGCACAACTGGTTCGCCTGGGCCTACCAGGGCGAGGCCGAGGGGCCGTACGACGTGGACCGCGACCCGCTGGACGGCGTGACCGTGGCGGAGCAGGTCGCCGCCTACCGGGAGGCGGTCAAGCGGTCCAACGCGGTGGCGGCCGCCGCTCCGGACCTCGACCGGCCGGGCGTGCGGTCGCTGCGGCCGGACGTCATCGAGGGGCCGTCGCTGCGGTGGGTGCTGGTCCACATGATCGAGGAGACCGGGCGGCACGCCGGGCACGCGGACATCATCCGCGAGCAGCTGGACGGGGCGGTCGGGCGCTGA
- a CDS encoding nucleosidase: MRLLGTITPDRPLLVVAVREEAAHLGDGLPVLLTGMGKVNAAAALAAVLAQGEKPSEVINLGTAGALRPGWEGTHHVVQVIQHDLDTAALHALTGRQYGAPLVIGKGDGPVLATGDLFVSDAAARDRLAEHADLVDMEGYAVATVAHRAGVPVRLVKHVSDEAGEGAGHTWRESVDDCARHLADWVATQGW; the protein is encoded by the coding sequence ATGCGCCTGCTTGGAACGATCACGCCCGACCGCCCGCTGCTCGTCGTCGCCGTCCGCGAGGAGGCCGCCCACCTCGGCGACGGGCTGCCCGTGCTGCTCACCGGGATGGGGAAGGTCAACGCCGCCGCCGCGCTCGCCGCCGTCCTCGCCCAGGGCGAGAAGCCCTCCGAGGTGATCAACCTCGGTACGGCCGGCGCGCTGCGCCCCGGCTGGGAGGGCACCCACCACGTCGTCCAGGTGATCCAGCACGACCTCGACACCGCCGCCCTGCACGCGCTCACCGGCCGCCAGTACGGCGCCCCGCTGGTGATCGGCAAGGGCGACGGGCCGGTGCTGGCCACCGGGGACCTGTTCGTCTCCGACGCGGCGGCCCGCGACCGGCTCGCCGAGCACGCCGACCTGGTCGACATGGAGGGCTACGCCGTCGCCACCGTCGCCCACCGGGCCGGGGTGCCGGTGCGCCTCGTCAAACACGTCAGCGACGAGGCCGGCGAGGGCGCGGGCCACACCTGGCGGGAGTCGGTCGACGACTGCGCCCGGCACCTCGCCGACTGGGTTGCCACGCAGGGCTGGTGA